The genome window TTTCAACTTGTTCTGAAAGTATTTTTCCTTCTTTTGCAATTTTTTCAAGATTATCTTCATCATCTTTTAGATCTATGTTTACTTTGCCTAAAATGAAACCTTGAATATCGCTGTCTTTCTCGTAGCCTAAAACTCGAATGTTTTGTTCAACGTAATCTTGGTTAAAGGTATGATAAAGATATTTTGTGTCTGGAATTACTGGAATTTGTCCTTTTGTTACAGAAATACTGAAGTCATCCTTTACATTGCCATCTTTGTCTGTTATTTTAAAAGAAAATGTTCCGTTGTTTTTTCCAAAAGTCAAAAGTTTGTCTGTTGGACTTTTACCATTTTCGTCTAAAACAAGTTCGTCTTGTTTTTCTGTTAATCTAAAAAGTCTGCTGAGAAATGTCTTACCGCTACCATTGTTTGCAAACACACCCATTTTTAAAGAACTTGATTTGACTTCTCTTGCCAAGTTTTCGATTGGTGCAATGTTTTGGCACTTAATTATGGTTGTTATTTTGTCGTCTGCCATTTTTTATGGTTGTTTGGTTGTAGCCTTGCCACTAACTTTTATTTAAGCGAAACAAACTTTCGTATTTACATCCCCAATTGAGCAGATTTCCGAAAGTTCTTTTTGTTTTATTATTTTCAAATATATGCTTTTTTTCTTACTGTTTTTTCTAATTTTGCATAGAATAATGGTTCCTTTAAAAGGAACAGGTATTGCTGTAGTTTAGAGCAATATTTCTGAAAAAAAACTAATGCTGTCGTAGCCCTGATGGAAGCGGCATCCTGTGCGCCCGGGGTTCGGGCGCACAGATACAGCGGACAGCAGACACGAGCGAAGCGAACTGACGAAGTAAATAGCTCCAAAAAAAAACGACTGAAATAATTCTCAGTCGTTTTGTATTTGGTGATTTATGAATGGTTTATCCCAAGAAAGCTTTCAAATCATCGTAAGTTTTAATTTTAACGCTTACTTTTTCTTTGTTCATCACGCTTTCAATTTGTTTAGGAAGCGGTAAAGTAACGCCCAAAGCAGGTTCTACTACGTCTAGGAACTTGATAGGGTGCGCTGTTTCCAAGAAAACACCAATAGCGTTTGTTTTGTTAGCCAATTCTTTTTTCAATCCTAAATAGCCAACAGCTCCGTGTGGTTCTGCGATATATTTTCTATCGTCATTATAAATATGCTTCATCGCTGTTAAAGTTTCAGCATCGGTGAAAGTATAGGAAGTAAAATCTTTTTCGAATTGTGCCAAATCATTGTTGTACATCTCTTGAATACGAACGAAGTTGCTTGGATTTCCAACGTCCATAGCGTTTGAAATCGTCGCTATAGATGGTTTCGGGTCGTAAATTCCGTTCACAAGGAATCTAGGAACAGTGTCATTTACATTGGTAGAAGCCACAAAATGATCGATAGGCAATCCTAATTTTTTGGCAATGATACCGGCACAAATATTTCCGAAGTTGCCGCTTGGACAAGAGAAAACCAATGGTTTGTTTTGACTCTTCAATGCTTTGTAAGCAAAGAAAAAGTAGAACATTTGCGGTAACCAGCGTGCAATATTGATAGAATTTGCCGAAGTCAGGTTTTTATGCGCCAAAGTTTCGTCCAAAAACGCTTTTTTGACCATATCCTGACAATCGTCAAAAACACCATCTACTTCAAGTGCTTTAATATTTTGTCCCAAAGTGGTCAACTGTCTTTCCTGAATGTCGCTCACTTTTCCGGAAGGGTAAAGGATTACGACATCAACGCCGTTTACGCCAAGAAAACCACTCGCAACAGCTCCTCCTGTATCTCCGGAAGTTGCCACAAGAACCGTGTTTTTAGCATCTTTTTTGTCTTTGTTGAAATAACCCAAACAACGGGACATAAAACGCGCTCCGACGTCTTTGAAAGCCATTGTTGGCCCGTGAAATAATTCAAGGGAATAGATTCCGTTTTCAACTTCCACAACAGGGAAGTCAAAGCATAAAGTTTCGGCAATGATTTGTTTTAAAGTTTCTGTCGGGATTTCGTCTCCAACAAATTGTTTTATGGCTTCAAAAGCGATTTCTTCGTGCGATAAACTCTCAATTGAATCAAAAAAACTTGGTGCTAATGATGTAATGCTCTCAGGGAAATACAATCCTTTGTCGGCTGCTAGTCCTTGTATTACTGCTTCCTGAAAAGAAACGTTTGGGGCATTATGGTTTAAACTGTAGTATTTCATTGTGATTTTTGATTGAAGATTAACGATTTTTGATTTTTGATTTAACCGTTACGTTAAAAATCATAAATCTAAAATCGTTAATCTGAATTCTTAAATAATAGAGATTCCTTCGTCATTCACTTTCGAAACGTGAATTTCGTAAGGCAGATTCATTTCTTCGTAAACGGCACTCATGGCTTTGGCAATTTTTTCGGCGTTTTCTTTTCCTTTGCTTAAAGCGAAAATAGAAGGGCCGGAACCCGAAATTCCTGAACCCAAAGCTCCGTTTTCATAAGCCGTCTGCTTGATTAAATCAAATCCCGGAATTAGCATAGAGCGGATAGGTTCAATGATTTCGTCATGCAGAGAACGCCCGATTAGTTCGTAATCCTGAGTATATAGCCCTGCTACTAATCCGCCTACATTTCCCCATTGCGTAATGGCGCTTTTTAAGGAAACGGTTTGTTTCAATACCGAACGGGCATCTGATGTTTTCAACTCAATTTGCGGATGAACCACCGTTGCATACAATTCGGATGGGCTGTCAATTTTGATAATATCCAAAGGATTTGAAGAGCGAACCAATGTGAAACCTCCCAAAAGGGCAGGGGCAACGTTATCGGCATGGGCGTTTCCGCTGGCTAATTTTTCGCCTTGCATCGCAAATTTTACCAATTCTTTTCTAGTGAAAGGTCTTCCCAACAATTCGTTGATTCCAAAAACAGCTCCCGCAGAACTTGCTGCGCTGCTTCCGATGCCGCTTCCCGCTTTGATGTGTTTGTAGATTTCGATTTCAAAACCAAATTCGGTTTCGACTTCTTCCAGCATCGCCAAAGCAGCAACACCAGAAACGTTATTTTCGGTTTCCATTGGTAAATCGGCACCGACTATTTTGGTAATGCGAACTCCTTTTTCATTAGACTTGCGAACAATCATTTCATCGCCTTGAGTGGCCAGACAAAGTCCAAGTACATCAAAACCACACGAAAGATTCGCGATTGTAGCGGGACAGAATATTTTTATTTCGTTCATTGTTTATGTTTTTTTGGGTAGAGACGTTGCACTGCAACGTCTAAACGTTCGTTGACACGTTACAAAATGTATTGTGTTAGACGTTGCACTGCAACGTCTCTACATACAATTATTTACACATTTCCTATTCTAATCACATCGGCAAAAATTCCTGATGCAGTAACCGCCGCACCGGCACCGGCACCTTTTATCAATAATGGCTGATCCACGTAACGATCCGTGTAGAATAAAACGATATTGTCTTTTCCTTCCAGATTATAAAACGGATGGTCTTTCGGGATGAACTGCAGGCCTACGCTTGCTTTTCCGTTTTCAAATTGAGCGACAAATTTCAGTCTGCTTTCTTTTGCATTGGCTTCTGCCAAAATCGATTCAAAGTGTTTTGCATGTTCTTTTAACGAAGCGAAAAACGCATCATTGTTAGTTGTTCCCATACATGCTGACGGAAGGAAAGCTTTGTTCTCAATGTCTTCAATTTCCATTTGATAACCGCTCTCACGAATCAGAATAAGGATCTTTCTGGCTACGTCAATGCCGCTTAAATCTATTTTTGGATCTGGTTCTGTAAATCCCTGAACGCCGGCTTCTTTTACAACGTCATGAAAAGTATTGTTTTCATCAAAATTGTTAAAGATAAAGTTTAAACTTCCAGACAAAACAGCTTGAATTTTATGTACTTTATCACCAGAAGCGATTAGGTTTTTAACCGTGTCAATGATTGGCAATCCAGCCCCGACATTCGTTTCAAAAAGGAAAGGCGCATTGAATTGACGCGACAAACCTTTTAGTTTTTTGTAATTATCATAAGCCGATGAACAGGCAATTTTGTTGCAGGTTACTACAGCGACATTCTGTTTTAAATACTGCTCGTAGGTTTTAGACACTTCTTCATTGGCAGTAATATCAACAAAAATACTGTTACGCAAATTCAGTACTTTTACTTTTGAAATAAATTCTTCCTTGTTGGCTGTTTCTCCTTTTTCCAAAAGTGACTGCCATTCTTTCAACGAGATTCCCTCTTCGTCAAAATGCATTTTTCTGGAATTAGAAACCGCAATAACTCTCAGGTTTATTTTCAGGTTTTCTTTTAGGAATTTTTTCTGCTGGTGGATCTGCTCGATGAATTTTTCACCGACATTTCCAACACCCATTACGAACAGGTTTAACTGTTTAGTGTTTTCTTCAAAGAAGTTTTCGTGTAAAGTATTCAGTGCTTTTTTAACGTCTCTTTCGTTGATAACAACCGAGATATTTCTTTCCGAAGCGCCTTGGGCAATCGCACGGATATTCACATTGTTCTTTCCTAAAGTGCTGAACATTCTGCCGCTTAAACCTTGGTGATTTTTCATGTTTTCGCCAACCAAAGCAATGATGCAGAGGTTTTGCTCAACAATACAAGGATCAATTTTGTTTTGGGTGATTTCGATTTGGAATGCTTTATTGATTGCATTTTCAGCCGTTTCAGCATCCGAATTTGAAATACCAATACATATAGAATGCTCCGATGAAGCCTGAGTAATAAAAATTACATTGATGCCCTCATGCGATAAAACTTCAAATAATCTTTTGGAAGAACCGGCAACACCAATCATTCCTGAACCTTCCAGAGTAATCAAAGTGATATTGTCGATATGTGTAATTCCTTTTACCGGATTGCTGTGGTCAGCAGCATTGTTTGAAATCAAAGTTCCTTCAGCTTGCGGCTCGAAAGTATTTTTGATATATATTGGAATGTTTTTTCTTAAAACCGGCTGAATTGTCGGCGGGTACAATACTTTGGCACCAAAATGAGACAATTCCATTGCTTCCTGGTACGAAATAGTAGCAATTGGCTGTGCCTGTTTTACAATTTTAGGATTAGCAGTAAACATTCCGTTTACATCAGTCCAAATCTCTAAATCACTTGCGTTTAATGCTCCTGCAATGATTGCAGCAGTATAATCAGAACCGCCGCGTCCCAAAGTAGTATGGATTCCATCTTCGGAAGTTGCAATAAAACCAGGCATTACAACCACTTGATTTTCATTTGAAGCAAAAAAATCAGCGATTAATTTATTTGTAATTTCAAAATTCACCGCAGCTTTACCAAACTGATTATTGGTTTTAATCAATTCACGGCTGTCTTTGTAACTGCTGTTTTTTAGTTTTTGTTTTAAGGCTTCGGCAATGATGAATGATGATAATAATTCTCCAAAACTTAGGATAGTATCCAAAGTTCTTGGTGATAATTCACCCAGAAGAAAACAGCCGTCAAGCAATGTTTCCAAATGGTTGATGATTCTTTTAATATGACTTAATAAACCGCTCTGTTCACTAACAGGAGTCAGCTGTTTAAGCGTTTCTAAATGTTTTTTCTCGATTTCGGCAGCAATTTCTTTAAAGCTTTCATCATTTGCAGCGGCTTTGGAAGCGGCTAACTGCAGTAAATCGGTTACTTTGCTTAAAGCGGATACAACAACAACAAGTTTTTCATCTTGTGCTTTATTAAGAACTATGTCTAAAACTAATTTTATGTTTTCTGCATTGGCTACCGAAGTACCGCCAAATTTTAATACTCTCATAAGAAGTTTATTTGTTTTATGTAATTTTTAAACCGCTGTTTTAATTGTTACTATTTGAAAATCAGCAATTTTATATTTTTATTTTTGATTGTAAAATGATTTCTATACACCCATGACTTTCTTTCTTTAAAGAAAAAAGTACAATAGCTGGATTATATGTAAAATGTATACCCCTAAGGGGTAGTAATTGTTGTAGTAGATGTAGTTGTAACAGCAAGAGCAACCCAAATTTGAGTTGTTACCGAAGGATGATATGTGCTGTTAAATTTCTTCATTTTGATTTTCCAAAAGTACTGTTTTTTATGAAAAAAGAAAGCTTTGTTGTTCGTTTTTGCGAATAGTTTAATAATTAAAATTCAATATCGATTCAAATTTAATATTGCGCAATTTATTCATTTGTTTATTGAGATTATCTTTATTTTCTGCTGAAGTTTTTTGCGGTTTTGCCACTGATGTAATGGCTGAATCGTACCAGTTTTGCTTTAAAAAAACGATAATCTGGTCTTTGGAATTTTTTAAAATTTAAGTAACAATCAGCTTCTGTAGCGGTTTTTAAACTTTGTATCGTCTTAAATTTTAAATTATTGTTATAAAATATTGTTTTTTAATAAGGTTTTGTGGAATTTTGAACACTTAAAATCAGATAAAATGGAGAATACACATTATATAAGTACCGAATTGCTTTCTTTTGAAACACTGCAGGAGATTATTTCCCATCATAAAACCATTGTGCTTTCCGAAAATGCAAAAACGAATATTCTAAAGTGCAGAAAATACCTTGATGCTAAAATGGCTTCGCATCCAGAACCTATTTATGGAATTAATACTGGTTTTGGCTCGCTTTGTAATGTGAAAATTTCAAATGAAAATTTGTCAAAACTCCAGGAAAACCTTGTGAAATCACACTCTTGCGGAACAGGTGAAGAAGTGCCGAATGAGATTGTAAAAATAATGCTGCTTCTTAAAATACAATCGCTGAGTTATGGTCATTCGGGCATACAATTGGAAACGGTGCAGCGATTGATTGATTTTTACAATAATGATGTTTTGCCAGTAATTTATACTCAAGGGTCACTTGGAGCATCAGGAGATTTAGCCCCTTTGGCTCATTTGTCACTGCCTTTATTAGGAGAAGGGGAAGTCTGGTTTGAAGACAAAAAAGTAAATTCGGCAGAAGTATTAAAACGTTTTGAGTGGAAACCGATCGTTTTGAAATCCAAAGAAGGTCTGGCGTTGTTAAACGGAACGCAGTTTATGAGCGCTTATGGAGCTTATATTGTAATGAAAGCCAATAAGTTTTCTTTTTTGGCTGATTTAATAGGAACAATATCATTGGAAGGTTTTGACGGAAGAATTGAGCCTTTTAATGAGCTGATACATTATATAAGACCGCATAATGGGCAGATTGCTACTGCTAAAAGAGTAAAAGAATTTCTCGACGGCAGTGAAATCATCGAACAGCCAAAAACTCATGTTCAGGATCCATATTCGTTCCGCTGTATTCCGCAGGTTCATGGCGCTTCAAAAGATGCTTTTGATTATGTGAAGAAAGTATTCAAAACTGAGATTAATTCAGTAACGGATAATCCTAATATATTTATCGAAAGCGATCAGATTATTTCCGGCGGCAATTTCCACGGTCAGCCATTGGCTTTGGCGCTTGATTTCATGGCGATAGCTTTGGCAGAATTGGGAAGTATTTCCGAGAGAAGAACCTATCAGCTGATTTCCGGACTGCGCAATCTTCCTGCTTTCCTGGTAGATAATCCTGGTTTGAATTCCGGATTTATGATTCCGCAGTATACAGCCGCAAGTATTGCCAGCCAGAATAAACAGCTGGCAACTCCTTCAAGTGTTGATAGTATTGTTTCCAGCAACGGACAGGAAGATCACGTGAGCATGGGAGCGAATGGCGCAGTAAAATGTTTGAAGGTAATGGAGAATCTGGAACGTATTTTGGCCATTGAGCTGATGAATGCTTCACAGGCAATTGAATACAGAAGACCTTTAAAGTCAAGTGATTTTATTGAAATGTTTTTAAAATCCTACAGAAATGAAGTGCCTTTGGTTAAGGAAGACAGAATTTTACATTATGATATTGAGCAAACAGTGGACTTCTTAAACAGTTTCCAAATCGAAGATGATTTGTTAACATTGGCTTAACATTAGCTTTAAATAATGAAGTAATTTTGCATTACATAAAAATTAAACAAATGTCATTAAATAGTATTTTTCAATTTCTGGTTCCAAAGGACAAAAAATTCTTCCCTCTTTTTGAAGAAGCATCAAGTAATTTAATTGAATTAGCTTCAAATCTGCACGAAGCTGTAAATCTTCCTTTAAAAGAAAGAGAAGCTTTATTTCATAAAATAGATGAATTAGAGCAAAAAGGCGAAGATATTACCCGTCAGACTAATTTAGAGTTGAGCCGTAACTTTATTACTCCTTTTGACAGGGAAGATATTCACTCTTTGGTAACTTCAATAGATTATGTAGCGGATTATCTTCATGGAGCTGCTTCAAGAATGCGTTTGTATCAGGTGGATAAAATCACAAAATCAATCCGTAAAATGACAGAAATCAATCTTGAGGCCTGTCAGAATATTGATGTTGCTGTAAAAGAACTGAAAAACCTGAGCAACATGAAAACGATTACCAATGCTTGTGCAAAAATCAACAAGCTGGAGAATAAATCGGATATGGTTTATAATAAAGCAGTTTTTGAAATTTTCGAAAACGAAACTGATGCTAAAAATATCATTAAATATAAAGAAGTATTGTCAGTTTTAGAATCAGCAACTGATAAATGCAAGAGTGTTGCCAGTGTGTTAGAATCTATTACAGTAAAACATTCTTAATTTAATCTATTCATTCTGAAGATATTGATATGACTTTACTATTAATTATTATAGTTCTAGCATTAATTTTTGATTACATCAATGGTTTCCATGATGCTGCCAATGCTATTGCTACTGTTGTTGCAACCAAGGTTTTATCTCCTTTTCAGGCGGTGCTTTGGGCAGCTTTTTTTAACTTTTTGGCTTATTGGGTTTTTGGTTTAGGTGTTGCAAATACCGTTGCGAAAACTGCAGATTCAAGCCAAATTGATTTAACAGTAATTCTTGCAGGTGTTGTTGCAGCTATTATCTGGAATTTAATTACCTGGTGGCAGGGAATCCCTTCTAGTTCTTCACATACTTTAATTGGCGGTTTTGCTGGAGCAGCGGTTGCTCATGCAATCTCAATTCACGGATTTTCAGACTATACAATCCTAGAAGACGGTGTACAGCATACTAAACACTGGTATGATATTGTAAGCTGGTATAAAGCAGGGAAAGACGGCGGTATGCCTTCCGGAGTTGTGATTATCATAGCATTTATTGTTTTGGCACCTCTGCTTGGAGCATTAATTTCATACTTAATTTCTATTTGGTTATTAAATGCCTCAAGGAAAAGTATTCTGCCTAAACTTTTTACAATTGCATTGATGATAGCGTCAATATGGTTTGTATATGGACAGATGGTTCCTTTTGAGAAAATTGAAAAACCTCGTTTCGAGTCTCATTTCTGGAGTATTCTATTCGAGTCACATAATATCAAATGGTTTTTAGTAGCTTTTATAATACTTTCAATTTCTACATTTGCTTTGCTGTTTAGCAGTTTGAATTTACACAAAGCCGATGCAGTTCTGAAAAAAATGCAGCTGCTTTCTTCTGCAGCATTTAGTTTAGGTCACGGAGGAAATGATTCTCAAAAAGTAATGGGAATTATCGCAGCAGCGGTTGCGGTTTATATTAAAACCAGCGGTGTTGATATAATGAATCTGCCGGAATGGCTGCAGGTTGTTCTTCCAGATGACGATAAAGGCATCAAAGGAGTAATGCCGGAATGGATTCCTCTAGCATGTTATACAGCTATTGCGGTTGGAACATTAAGCGGTGGCTGGAAAATTGTAAAAACAATGGGTTCCAAAATAACCAAAGTAACCTCTTTTGAAGGTGTTGCTGCCGAAACTGCAGGAGCTTTGACACTTTATTTTACTGAGCATTTTAAAGTACCGGTAAGTACAACACATACTATTACAGGATCTATTATCGGGGTTGGATTAACGAAACGCATCTCGGCAGTTCGCTGGGGAGTAACAGTAAGTCTGCTTTGGGCTTGGGTACTTACGATTCCAGTTTCAGCATTGCTGGCTGCATTGGTATATTGGATTCTAAAAGTATTTTTGTAAAATCTATACTTAACATATAACGAAAAACCATTCATATTCGAATGGTTTTTTTATGCTTTAAAATGAATTTTGCTATTTTTTTGGAGCCAGAAATTTTCTGCAAGAAGCAACTGTTGTCCCCCTCTTCGCTGTAATCTTTTGTAGAGACGGGTTTCAAACCCGTCTCTACAAAAGGATTTTTACTTCGATCGGGGCTAGATTAGAAATTTAGTATTTATTTCAACTTTCTTAAAATTGAATTTAAGTTAAACGGGGCGGTAGTTTTTATAAGTAATACGTTTAGTAATCTTTTAAATAAAGTACTAATTACCCCGAACCAGATTTTTGTGATTTTTTCTTCGTTTGTAATGAGTCTGCTTTAAGTTTTTATCACCAGTAATGATGCTTATATTTCCATCTATTTCAAGCATGGCTAGTTTTACATCCTTAAAATATTCGACACCATGCTCTCGCATTGCTTCTTTTAATTCATCTGAAGTAATATTTAATTTGCTTAGGTTTTTAAAATCTAAAGTCCCGTTATGAATTAAAATTTCTGGTTTTTCGAGAAAGAAATCACTAAATTTTTTATAACGGTATATTAATTTCTTCAATACAAAATTAATCACAAACAGAATTGTCGCAGCGGCCAAACCTCCCCAGAGTGTTGTGTTGTTTCCAACCATTGCATTTTGAACCGAATTACTTATCAGCAGAATCAAAATCACATCAGAAGTATTAAGCTGTGATAATTCTTTTTTGCCAAAAAGACGCAGTGCAATGACCATAAATAAATATACGGCTGCACTGCGGATGGTGATATCTAAATATGGATTCATTTTTTTAGATTTAAGTATTCAGATTCCAGGTTTAGTATTTAAGTAACAGATGATATTGTAATCTGTTAACTGCAATCTGCAATCTAAAATTTATCTTATTTTAAAGTTCTTCTCAATTGCTTTGATCATTTCACCAGCAATATCTTTATTAGTAGCACCTTCAATACCTTCAAGTCCTGGCGAAGAGTTTACTTCGAGCAGCAATGGTCCTTTAGAAGAACGGATAATATCTACACCGGCTACTTTTAAGTCCATGGCTTTTGCTGCTTTTATGGCAATCTTTTTCTCCTCTGCGGTTACTTTTATGATAGAAGCAGTTCCTCCCAAATGGATATTCGCTCTAAATTCTCCAGGCATTGCTTCTCGCTGGATAGCGGCCACCACTTTGCCGTCAATCACAAAACAGCGAATGTCCTTGCCGTTTGCTTCTTTAATGAATTCCTGAACTAGGATGTTTGCATTAAGGCTTTTAAATGCATTAATTACACTTTCAGCCGCTTTTTTTGTTTCTGCCAATACAACGCCTTTTCCCTGAGTTCCTTCAAGTAATTTTACAATAAGCGGTGGTCCGCCAACCATTTTGATTAGATTGTCGGTATCCAAAGGTGAATTTGCAAATCCAGTTGTTGGAATATCAACGCCGTGATTCAGTAATAACTGCAGTGAAAACAGCTTGTCTCTCGATTGTGTTATAGCGGTTGATGAATTTAAACAAAACACTTTTAAAGCTTCGAATTGTCTTGTTAAAGCACAGCCGTAAAAAGTAATGCTGGGACGGATTCTTGGTATAATAGCATCAAACTGATTTAAAATTTTACCGCCGCGGTAATGAATTTCGGGAGTTTTAGCATCGAGTTTCATGTAGCATTCCTTAATGTTTAAGAAATGCATTTCATGGCCTCTCATTTCGCCGGCTTCCATGATTCTTTTATTGCTGTATAATTCAGGATTGCTCGCTAAAAGGCCAATGCGTAAGCCTGAACTGGCTTTCTCTGAGTTTACGTATAATTCCTGAAGACTTTCGATAGTGGGCTGTCCTAAGAGGTATTTTTGTTCTGGATCAACAAGGATTCTCCCGCTCATAGCTTCTCTTCCTAAAAGCATTCTGAAACCCATGGAATCTCTATTGGTCAGTGTCATTTCGATAGGCCATTTCGATTCGCCAATAGCTATACTGGTTTGAATGACATAACGGTGTTCCCTAAAACCGCTGGAGCTTTTTACGATACGTTTGCCAACCAAAGGAGCCTCACAGTGAATAACTGTTTTGATATTATTTTGTATGGGGTTGATGTCAAATTTAACCCAATTGGCATCATTTTTTATAAATGGAGCAATATTTATGGCATGCAAAGCAGATGTTTTGGCACCGGAATCTACTCTTGCTTTTATTGTAGGAATTCCTAATTCTGGAAATGAGCACCATTCTTCGCTGCCCAGTATGACTTTATTTTGTACCATAAATTAATTTTGGTTGTTTTTTTATATAATTCAAATGTAAATATTTGTTTTTAAAAAATACGAAATTATCCTATAAAGAATAAACCCGTTATGTTATTAAAACGTAACGGGTTTGTTATGGATTTTTTTAAATTTAAATTATTGATTAGTAGGTTCTTCTGCTTTGTGAACTTTTATAGTCAACTCTTGAGAACCATCTTCAATATCCATGAATATTTCGTCACCTGAAGCAATTTTTGAAGTGATAATTTCTTCTGCAAGAGCATCTTCAATATACTTCTGAATTGCTCTTTTTAAAGGTCTTGCTCCAAATTGTTTGTCAAATCCTTTATCGGCAATAAAAGTTTTGGCTTTGTCAGACAGTTTCAATTGATATCCTAATTCATTGATACGGCTGTATAACTTTCTCAATTCAATCTCGATAATTAAATTGATATCTTCTTTTTCTAAAGAATTAAATACAATTACATCATCAATTCTGTTCAAAAATTCAGGAGCAAAAGTTTTCTTCAAAGCATTTTCGATAATGCTTTTAGAGTTATCATCG of Flavobacterium marginilacus contains these proteins:
- a CDS encoding DUF421 domain-containing protein — its product is MNPYLDITIRSAAVYLFMVIALRLFGKKELSQLNTSDVILILLISNSVQNAMVGNNTTLWGGLAAATILFVINFVLKKLIYRYKKFSDFFLEKPEILIHNGTLDFKNLSKLNITSDELKEAMREHGVEYFKDVKLAMLEIDGNISIITGDKNLKQTHYKRRKNHKNLVRGN
- the rimK gene encoding 30S ribosomal protein S6--L-glutamate ligase, with translation MVQNKVILGSEEWCSFPELGIPTIKARVDSGAKTSALHAINIAPFIKNDANWVKFDINPIQNNIKTVIHCEAPLVGKRIVKSSSGFREHRYVIQTSIAIGESKWPIEMTLTNRDSMGFRMLLGREAMSGRILVDPEQKYLLGQPTIESLQELYVNSEKASSGLRIGLLASNPELYSNKRIMEAGEMRGHEMHFLNIKECYMKLDAKTPEIHYRGGKILNQFDAIIPRIRPSITFYGCALTRQFEALKVFCLNSSTAITQSRDKLFSLQLLLNHGVDIPTTGFANSPLDTDNLIKMVGGPPLIVKLLEGTQGKGVVLAETKKAAESVINAFKSLNANILVQEFIKEANGKDIRCFVIDGKVVAAIQREAMPGEFRANIHLGGTASIIKVTAEEKKIAIKAAKAMDLKVAGVDIIRSSKGPLLLEVNSSPGLEGIEGATNKDIAGEMIKAIEKNFKIR